Proteins encoded by one window of Drosophila melanogaster chromosome X:
- the Abca3 gene encoding ATP binding cassette subfamily A member 3, isoform B, producing MAKVTNWDKFVLLLWKNWTLQWNHKWQMVIELVLPAIFSLLLVLVRTLVDTEQKGVRYYNEQNLTDLNLLQHSLHRSSYLGKLIALIAPNRRRKNGGFSKFEFILCYSPVNPVLKKLVEEAWQSLGKNKICESENATQLELDTVSKNAFAGVQFDDAWANLTENDPLPNDFHFALRFPAELRTATIAIANTWLTMRLFPTIDLTGPRNEGDDDGGIPPGYLREGFLPLQHSLSMAYLRQKSGEQDLPNVVMKRYPFPAYIFDPLLEGMSSIMSLIILLSFIYPCTYITKYITAEKEKQLKEVMKIMGLSNWLHWTAWFVKSFIMLTISAILIAILVKINWSEDVAVLTHANFTALVFFLIIYIVSSICFCFMMATFFSRASTAAAVTGLIWFIAYIPYSFTINSYDDLSLSSKLGWSLISNTAMGFGIKLILGFEGTGEGLQWSNFFTPVSVDDTLTLGAVMIMMLVSCVIYMIICLYVEQVMPGSFGVPRPWNFPFTREFWCGEREYTGVEDIPNGHVEQRDPKAFETEPEGKHIGLQMRHLKKRFGNKMVVKGLSMNMFEDEITVLLGHNGAGKTTTISMLTGMFPPTSGTAIINGSDIRTNIEGARMSLGICPQHNVLFDEMSVSNHIRFFSRMKGLRGKAVEQEVAKYLKMIELEDKANVASSKLSGGMKRKLSVCCALCGDTKVVLCDEPSSGMDPSARRQLWDLLQQEKVGRTLLLTTHFMDEADVLGDRIAIMCDGELKCQGTSFFLKKQYGSGYRLICVKRDDCETNEVTALLNKYIPGLKPECDIGAELSYQLPDSASAKFEEMFGQLEEQSDELHLNGYGVGITSMEEVFMKVGAEKDNTGNIKDQHEIMNGGSGFRGEDDNESVQSDGIFSENRRLLQGLQLLSNQWKAMLLKKFLYTWRNKLLLLIQNIMPVFFVVVTILIIKTQGTFQELKPITISLTQYPLAVTVLDRSNVQNGTGYEIANKYEDLARSYGSNYGLELTGTQGFEDYILDLGKTIQVRINSRYLVAATITESKITAWLNNQALHTAPLTVNMVHNAIADKLFGSSVKIQVTNAPLPYTTSTLLSQLSTGNNLGTQLASNLCFCMCFVSSIYILFLIKERESRAKLLQFVGGVKVWTFWLSQFICDFASYIVTALIVVITIVCFQETGLSTFGELGRYYLLLLLFGFAVLPFIYIMSLFFREPATGFARVSIVNIFCGMALFIVVVVMSSELFDTKDTADILGWIFRIFPHFSLAMSLNKVYTNTATRNACAKAGALPPILLCELVPQCCNLKPYFAWEEPGVLPETVYMAVTGVVFFLIIIVLEFRLINELMFKIRQLISKPPPPPTEGQLDDDVANERERILQMSSNELATKNLVLDRVTKYYGQFMAVNQVSLCVQEVECFGLLGVNGAGKTTTFKMMTGDERISSGAAYVQGLSLESNMNSIYKMIGYCPQFDALLDDLTGREVLRIFCMLRGVQESRIRQLSEDLAKSFGFMKHIDKQTHAYSGGNKRKLSTAIAVIGSPSVIYLDEPTTGMDPAARRQLWNMVCRIRDSGKSIVLTSHSMEECEALCTRLAIMVNGEFKCIGSTQHLKNKFSKGLILKIKVRRNLEALRQARLSGGYARNPDEQTVPAQMSQRDIDAVKEFVETEYPNSILQEEYQGILTFYIPLTGVKWSRIFGLMESNRDQLNVEDYSVSQTTLEEIFLEFAKYQREDTRANQ from the exons ATGGCAAAGGTCACAAACTGGGATAAGTTTGTGCTGCTTTTGTGGAAGAACTGGACCCTCCAATGGAACCACAAGTGGCAGATGGTTATAGAGCTGGTGCTGCCAGCGATATTCTCCCTGCTCCTCGTTCTAGTCCGCACCTTGGTGGATACGGAGCAAAAAGGAGTCCGGTATTATAATGAGCAGAACTTAACAGACCTCAATCTGCTGCA ACATTCGTTGCATAGATCGTCCTACCTTGGCAAGCTCATAGCGCTGATTGCACCCAATCGACGGAG GAAGAATGGCGGCTTTTCAAAATTTGAGTTCATCCTGTGCTACTCGCCCGTCAATCCCGTGTTGAAGAAACTGGTAGAAGAGGCGTGGCAGAGCCTTGGTAAGAACAAAATCTGTGAGTCGGAAAATGCCACCCAACTGGAGTTGGATACGGTCAGTAAGAACGCCTTTGCTGGCGTTCAGTTCGACGATGCCTGGGCGAATCTTACGGAGAATGACCCTCTACCCAATGACTTTCATTTCGCACTGAGATTCCCAGCGGAGCTGCGAACGGCGACGATTGCCATAGCAAATACGTGGCTAACGATGCGGCTGTTTCCCACAATCGATTTGACTGGACCGCGAAACGAAGGAGACGATGATGGTGGCATTCCGCCGGGCTATTTGCGAGAGGGATTTCTGCCGCTGCAACACAGCCTGTCAATGGCTTATTTAAGACAAAAATCGGGGGAACAGGACCTGCCGAATGTGGTGATGAAACGTTATCCGTTTCCCGCCTACATATTTGATCCTCTCCTGGAGGGCATGTCCTCGATAATGTCGCTGATCATACTGTTGAGCTTCATTTATCCCTGCACGTACATCACTAAG TACATCACCGCCGAGAAGGAGAAACAGCTGAAGGAGGTGATGAAGATCATGGGGCTGAGCAACTGGCTCCATTGGACCGCTTGGTTTGTCAAGTCCTTCATCATGTTGACCATATCGGCCATTCTGATTGCCATTCTGGTCAAAATCAATTGGTCTGAGGATGTAGCCGTACTGACGCATGCTAATTTTACGGCTTTGGTCTTCTTTCTGATAATATACATCGTATCGAGCATCTGCTTCTGCTTCATGATGGCCACATTCTTCTCAAGAGCGAGCACTGCGGCCGCCGTTACGGGCTTAATTTGGTTCATCGCCTACATTCCGTATTCATTTACCATAAATAGCTACGACGATCTGAGTCTTTCATCCAAGCTCGGCTGGAGCTTGATCTCAAACACGGCCATGGGCTTTGGCATCAAACTGATCCTGGGCTTCGAGGGAACAGGAGAGGGTCTGCAATGGAGCAACTTCTTCACGCCGGTTTCCGTAGATGACACGTTGACTTTGGGAGCCGTGATGATAATGATGCTGGTATCGTGCGTTATTTACATGATTATCTGCTTGTACGTAGAGCAAGTGATGCCGGGTAGTTTTGGTGTGCCCCGCCCCTGGAACTTCCCGTTCACCCGCGAATTTTGGTGCGGCGAACGGGAGTACACGGGCGTGGAGGACATTCCCAATGGGCATGTGGAGCAGCGGGATCCGAAGGCCTTTGAAACGGAACCAGAGGGCAAGCATATCGGCCTGCAGATGCGACACCTTAAAAAGCGTTTTGGTAATAAAATGGTCGTAAAAGGACTTTCGATGAATATGTTTGAGGATGAGATAACGGTTCTTCTTGGTCACAATGGAGCCGGCAAAACTACGACCATATCGATGCTGACGGGCATGTTCCCACCAACGAGCGGGACAGCCATTATAAACGGCAGTGACATCCGCACCAATATCGAAGGTGCCCGCATGTCCCTGGGCATCTGTCCACAGCACAATGTCCTTTTCGATGAGATGAGTGTATCCAATCACATTCGATTTTTCAGTCGAATGAAGGGACTGCGCGGTAAGGCCGTGGAGCAGGAGGTGGCAAAGTATCTGAAGATGATCGAGCTGGAGGACAAGGCGAATGTGGCCTCGTCTAAACTTTCTGGCGGCATGAAACGCAAACTGTCCGTTTGCTGCGCCCTCTGCGGAGACACAAAGGTTGTGCTGTGCGACGAACCGAGCTCAGGCATGGATCCGTCGGCCAGGCGTCAGTTATGGGATTTGCTGCAGCAGGAGAAGGTGGGACGCACCCTTCTGCTGACTACTCACTTTATGGACGAGGCTGATGTGCTGGGCGATCGTATTGCTATCATGTGCGACGGTGAGCTTAAGTGCCAAGGAACCTCATTTTTCCTGAAGAAGCAATATGGATCGGGCTACCGATTG ATCTGTGTGAAACGAGATGACTGCGAGACGAACGAGGTGACAGCTCTTCTGAACAAGTACATTCCGGGCTTGAAGCCGGAGTGCGATATTGGCGCGGAACTGTCCTATCAACTGCCGGATAGCGCCTCTGCTAAGTTTGAGGAGATGTTTGGACAACTGGAGGAACAATCAGACGAACTGCATCTAAATGGCTACGGCGTGGGCATCACATCGATGGAGGAGGTGTTCATGAAGGTTGGCGCAGAAAAAGACAATACCGGCAACATAAAGGACCAACACGAGATTATGAACGGAGGCAGTGGATTCCGTGGCGAGGATGACAACGAATCTGTACAGT CGGACGGGATCTTCTCGGAGAATCGACGACTGCTTCAGGGATTGCAGCTGctgtcgaaccaatggaaggcCATGCTTCTCAAAAAGTTTCTCTACACGTGGCGCAACAAGCTCCTTCTGCTTATCCAAAACATTATGCCCGTCTTTTTCGTGGTTGTCACCATTTTGATTATAAAGACACAGGGAACTTTCCAGGAACTAAAGCCCATTACCATTTCGTTGACTCAATATCCACTGGCTGTAACTGTTTTGGATCGGTCTAATGTGCAAAACGGTACTGGCTATGAAATAGCTAATAAATACGAGGATTTGGCTCGTTCCTATGGTAGTAATTATGGTCTGGAACTAACAGGCACCCAGGGCTTTGAG GACTATATCCTGGATTTGGGTAAAACGATACAGGTGCGCATCAACTCGCGCTATTTGGTAGCCGCCACTATTACCGAGTCCAAAATAACTGCCTGGCTGAACAACCAGGCGTTGCACACTGCTCCCTTGACTGTGAACATGGTCCACAATGCCATTGCCGATAAGCTTTTTGGTTCATCGGTGAAGATCCAGGTGACAAATGCACCATTGCCGTACACGACCAGTACGCTGCTCTCTCAGCTGAGCACGGGCAATAATCTGGGCACCCAACTGGCCTCCAATCTGTGCTTCTGCATGTGCTTCGTGAGCTCAATATATATtctatttttgatcaaggagCGAGAGTCCAGAGCCAAGTTGCTGCAGTTTGTGGGCGGCGTGAAAGTTTGGACCTTCTGGTTGTCGCAGTTCATCTGCGATTTTGCATCGTACATTGTGACGGCTCTGATCGTGGTGATCACGATTGTCTGTTTCCAGGAGACCGGCCTATCCACTTTCGGAGAACTGGGCAGATACTATTTATTGTTACTGCTCTTTGGATTCGCCGTGTTGCCGTTCATCTACATTATGTCGTTGTTCTTTAGGGAACCGGCCACAGGCTTTGCTAGGGTATCCATTGTTAATATCTTTTGCGGCATGGCCCTTTTTATTGTGGTCGTGGTGATGTCCTCGGAGTTATTCGATACGAAGGATACTGCGGACATATTAGGCTGGATATTCCGAATCTTTCCACACTTTTCGCTTGCCATGAGTTTGAATAAGGTCTACACCAATACAGCGACAAGGAATGCCTGCGCCAAGGCCGGAGCCCTTCCACCCATTCTCCTCTGCGAGTTGGTGCCACAATGCTGCA ATTTAAAGCCGTACTTCGCTTGGGAAGAGCCTGGCGTTCTGCCTGAGACTGTGTACATGGCTGTCACCGGAGTCGTCTTCTTCCTTATCATTATTGTGCTTGAGTTTAGATTGATCAACGAATTGATGTTCAAAATCCGTCAATTGATATC TAAACCTCCACCGCCACCAACGGAAGGTCAATTGGATGATGATGTTGCTAACGAACGGGAGCGAATTCTGCAGATGTCCTCTAATGAGCTGGCCACCAAGAATTTGGTGCTTGACCGGGTCACCAAGTACTACGGCCAGTTTATGGCCGTTAATCAAGTGTCGCTTTGCGTACAGGA AGTCGAATGTTTTGGGCTGTTGGGCGTGAACGGAGCCGGCAAAACGACCACATTTAAGATGATGACCGGCGATGAGCGTATTAGCTCCGGAGCCGCTTACGTCCAAGGCCTGAGCCTGGAGTCGAACATGAACAGCATTTACAAAATGATCGGGTACTGTCCGCAGTTCGACGCACTTTTGGATGATCTGACGGGTCGTGAGGTGCTCCGAATTTTCTGCATGTTACGCGGTGTCCAGGAGTCTCGCATCCGACAGTTGTCCGAGGATCTAGCGAAGTCATTTGGCTTTATGAAGCACATCGATAAACAAACTCATGCCTATAGTGGCGGGAATAAGCGCAAGTTAAGTACGGCCATTGCTGTGATCGGAAGTCCGTCCGTTATTTACCTAGATGAACCCACAACCGGCATGGATCCGGCGGCCAGGCGTCAATTATGGAACATGGTGTGTCGAATCCGTGATTCGGGTAAATCCATTGTGCTCACATCGCACAGCATGGAGGAGTGTGAGGCACTCTGTACGCGACTGGCCATTATGGTGAACGGAGAATTCAAATGCATTGGCTCCACGCAGCATCTTAAAAACAAGTTCTCCAAGGGCCTTATCCTCAAGATCAAGGTGCGCCGCAATCTGGAGGCATTGCGTCAAGCGCGTTTGAGTGGCGGCTATGCGCGAAATCCGGATGAACAGACCGTGCCCGCCCAAATGTCCCAGCGGGACATAGATGCCGTCAAGGAGTTTGTCGAGACCGAATATCCAAATTCTATTCTGCA gGAGGAGTACCAGGGCATTTTAACATTCTACATTCCGTTGACTGGAGTGAAATGGTCTCGCATCTTCGGCTTGATGGAGAGCAATCGCGACCAGCTGAACGTGGAGGACTACTCAGTCAGCCAGACAACGCTGGAGGAGATCTTTCTCGAGTTCGCCAAATACCAGCGTGAGGATACGCGCGCCAATCAGTGA
- the Abca3 gene encoding ATP binding cassette subfamily A member 3, isoform D — MAKVTNWDKFVLLLWKNWTLQWNHKWQMVIELVLPAIFSLLLVLVRTLVDTEQKGVRYYNEQNLTDLNLLQKNGGFSKFEFILCYSPVNPVLKKLVEEAWQSLGKNKICESENATQLELDTVSKNAFAGVQFDDAWANLTENDPLPNDFHFALRFPAELRTATIAIANTWLTMRLFPTIDLTGPRNEGDDDGGIPPGYLREGFLPLQHSLSMAYLRQKSGEQDLPNVVMKRYPFPAYIFDPLLEGMSSIMSLIILLSFIYPCTYITKYITAEKEKQLKEVMKIMGLSNWLHWTAWFVKSFIMLTISAILIAILVKINWSEDVAVLTHANFTALVFFLIIYIVSSICFCFMMATFFSRASTAAAVTGLIWFIAYIPYSFTINSYDDLSLSSKLGWSLISNTAMGFGIKLILGFEGTGEGLQWSNFFTPVSVDDTLTLGAVMIMMLVSCVIYMIICLYVEQVMPGSFGVPRPWNFPFTREFWCGEREYTGVEDIPNGHVEQRDPKAFETEPEGKHIGLQMRHLKKRFGNKMVVKGLSMNMFEDEITVLLGHNGAGKTTTISMLTGMFPPTSGTAIINGSDIRTNIEGARMSLGICPQHNVLFDEMSVSNHIRFFSRMKGLRGKAVEQEVAKYLKMIELEDKANVASSKLSGGMKRKLSVCCALCGDTKVVLCDEPSSGMDPSARRQLWDLLQQEKVGRTLLLTTHFMDEADVLGDRIAIMCDGELKCQGTSFFLKKQYGSGYRLICVKRDDCETNEVTALLNKYIPGLKPECDIGAELSYQLPDSASAKFEEMFGQLEEQSDELHLNGYGVGITSMEEVFMKVGAEKDNTGNIKDQHEIMNGGSGFRGEDDNESVQSDGIFSENRRLLQGLQLLSNQWKAMLLKKFLYTWRNKLLLLIQNIMPVFFVVVTILIIKTQGTFQELKPITISLTQYPLAVTVLDRSNVQNGTGYEIANKYEDLARSYGSNYGLELTGTQGFEDYILDLGKTIQVRINSRYLVAATITESKITAWLNNQALHTAPLTVNMVHNAIADKLFGSSVKIQVTNAPLPYTTSTLLSQLSTGNNLGTQLASNLCFCMCFVSSIYILFLIKERESRAKLLQFVGGVKVWTFWLSQFICDFASYIVTALIVVITIVCFQETGLSTFGELGRYYLLLLLFGFAVLPFIYIMSLFFREPATGFARVSIVNIFCGMALFIVVVVMSSELFDTKDTADILGWIFRIFPHFSLAMSLNKVYTNTATRNACAKAGALPPILLCELVPQCCNLKPYFAWEEPGVLPETVYMAVTGVVFFLIIIVLEFRLINELMFKIRQLISKPPPPPTEGQLDDDVANERERILQMSSNELATKNLVLDRVTKYYGQFMAVNQVSLCVQEVECFGLLGVNGAGKTTTFKMMTGDERISSGAAYVQGLSLESNMNSIYKMIGYCPQFDALLDDLTGREVLRIFCMLRGVQESRIRQLSEDLAKSFGFMKHIDKQTHAYSGGNKRKLSTAIAVIGSPSVIYLDEPTTGMDPAARRQLWNMVCRIRDSGKSIVLTSHSMEECEALCTRLAIMVNGEFKCIGSTQHLKNKFSKGLILKIKVRRNLEALRQARLSGGYARNPDEQTVPAQMSQRDIDAVKEFVETEYPNSILQEEYQGILTFYIPLTGVKWSRIFGLMESNRDQLNVEDYSVSQTTLEEIFLEFAKYQREDTRANQ; from the exons ATGGCAAAGGTCACAAACTGGGATAAGTTTGTGCTGCTTTTGTGGAAGAACTGGACCCTCCAATGGAACCACAAGTGGCAGATGGTTATAGAGCTGGTGCTGCCAGCGATATTCTCCCTGCTCCTCGTTCTAGTCCGCACCTTGGTGGATACGGAGCAAAAAGGAGTCCGGTATTATAATGAGCAGAACTTAACAGACCTCAATCTGCTGCA GAAGAATGGCGGCTTTTCAAAATTTGAGTTCATCCTGTGCTACTCGCCCGTCAATCCCGTGTTGAAGAAACTGGTAGAAGAGGCGTGGCAGAGCCTTGGTAAGAACAAAATCTGTGAGTCGGAAAATGCCACCCAACTGGAGTTGGATACGGTCAGTAAGAACGCCTTTGCTGGCGTTCAGTTCGACGATGCCTGGGCGAATCTTACGGAGAATGACCCTCTACCCAATGACTTTCATTTCGCACTGAGATTCCCAGCGGAGCTGCGAACGGCGACGATTGCCATAGCAAATACGTGGCTAACGATGCGGCTGTTTCCCACAATCGATTTGACTGGACCGCGAAACGAAGGAGACGATGATGGTGGCATTCCGCCGGGCTATTTGCGAGAGGGATTTCTGCCGCTGCAACACAGCCTGTCAATGGCTTATTTAAGACAAAAATCGGGGGAACAGGACCTGCCGAATGTGGTGATGAAACGTTATCCGTTTCCCGCCTACATATTTGATCCTCTCCTGGAGGGCATGTCCTCGATAATGTCGCTGATCATACTGTTGAGCTTCATTTATCCCTGCACGTACATCACTAAG TACATCACCGCCGAGAAGGAGAAACAGCTGAAGGAGGTGATGAAGATCATGGGGCTGAGCAACTGGCTCCATTGGACCGCTTGGTTTGTCAAGTCCTTCATCATGTTGACCATATCGGCCATTCTGATTGCCATTCTGGTCAAAATCAATTGGTCTGAGGATGTAGCCGTACTGACGCATGCTAATTTTACGGCTTTGGTCTTCTTTCTGATAATATACATCGTATCGAGCATCTGCTTCTGCTTCATGATGGCCACATTCTTCTCAAGAGCGAGCACTGCGGCCGCCGTTACGGGCTTAATTTGGTTCATCGCCTACATTCCGTATTCATTTACCATAAATAGCTACGACGATCTGAGTCTTTCATCCAAGCTCGGCTGGAGCTTGATCTCAAACACGGCCATGGGCTTTGGCATCAAACTGATCCTGGGCTTCGAGGGAACAGGAGAGGGTCTGCAATGGAGCAACTTCTTCACGCCGGTTTCCGTAGATGACACGTTGACTTTGGGAGCCGTGATGATAATGATGCTGGTATCGTGCGTTATTTACATGATTATCTGCTTGTACGTAGAGCAAGTGATGCCGGGTAGTTTTGGTGTGCCCCGCCCCTGGAACTTCCCGTTCACCCGCGAATTTTGGTGCGGCGAACGGGAGTACACGGGCGTGGAGGACATTCCCAATGGGCATGTGGAGCAGCGGGATCCGAAGGCCTTTGAAACGGAACCAGAGGGCAAGCATATCGGCCTGCAGATGCGACACCTTAAAAAGCGTTTTGGTAATAAAATGGTCGTAAAAGGACTTTCGATGAATATGTTTGAGGATGAGATAACGGTTCTTCTTGGTCACAATGGAGCCGGCAAAACTACGACCATATCGATGCTGACGGGCATGTTCCCACCAACGAGCGGGACAGCCATTATAAACGGCAGTGACATCCGCACCAATATCGAAGGTGCCCGCATGTCCCTGGGCATCTGTCCACAGCACAATGTCCTTTTCGATGAGATGAGTGTATCCAATCACATTCGATTTTTCAGTCGAATGAAGGGACTGCGCGGTAAGGCCGTGGAGCAGGAGGTGGCAAAGTATCTGAAGATGATCGAGCTGGAGGACAAGGCGAATGTGGCCTCGTCTAAACTTTCTGGCGGCATGAAACGCAAACTGTCCGTTTGCTGCGCCCTCTGCGGAGACACAAAGGTTGTGCTGTGCGACGAACCGAGCTCAGGCATGGATCCGTCGGCCAGGCGTCAGTTATGGGATTTGCTGCAGCAGGAGAAGGTGGGACGCACCCTTCTGCTGACTACTCACTTTATGGACGAGGCTGATGTGCTGGGCGATCGTATTGCTATCATGTGCGACGGTGAGCTTAAGTGCCAAGGAACCTCATTTTTCCTGAAGAAGCAATATGGATCGGGCTACCGATTG ATCTGTGTGAAACGAGATGACTGCGAGACGAACGAGGTGACAGCTCTTCTGAACAAGTACATTCCGGGCTTGAAGCCGGAGTGCGATATTGGCGCGGAACTGTCCTATCAACTGCCGGATAGCGCCTCTGCTAAGTTTGAGGAGATGTTTGGACAACTGGAGGAACAATCAGACGAACTGCATCTAAATGGCTACGGCGTGGGCATCACATCGATGGAGGAGGTGTTCATGAAGGTTGGCGCAGAAAAAGACAATACCGGCAACATAAAGGACCAACACGAGATTATGAACGGAGGCAGTGGATTCCGTGGCGAGGATGACAACGAATCTGTACAGT CGGACGGGATCTTCTCGGAGAATCGACGACTGCTTCAGGGATTGCAGCTGctgtcgaaccaatggaaggcCATGCTTCTCAAAAAGTTTCTCTACACGTGGCGCAACAAGCTCCTTCTGCTTATCCAAAACATTATGCCCGTCTTTTTCGTGGTTGTCACCATTTTGATTATAAAGACACAGGGAACTTTCCAGGAACTAAAGCCCATTACCATTTCGTTGACTCAATATCCACTGGCTGTAACTGTTTTGGATCGGTCTAATGTGCAAAACGGTACTGGCTATGAAATAGCTAATAAATACGAGGATTTGGCTCGTTCCTATGGTAGTAATTATGGTCTGGAACTAACAGGCACCCAGGGCTTTGAG GACTATATCCTGGATTTGGGTAAAACGATACAGGTGCGCATCAACTCGCGCTATTTGGTAGCCGCCACTATTACCGAGTCCAAAATAACTGCCTGGCTGAACAACCAGGCGTTGCACACTGCTCCCTTGACTGTGAACATGGTCCACAATGCCATTGCCGATAAGCTTTTTGGTTCATCGGTGAAGATCCAGGTGACAAATGCACCATTGCCGTACACGACCAGTACGCTGCTCTCTCAGCTGAGCACGGGCAATAATCTGGGCACCCAACTGGCCTCCAATCTGTGCTTCTGCATGTGCTTCGTGAGCTCAATATATATtctatttttgatcaaggagCGAGAGTCCAGAGCCAAGTTGCTGCAGTTTGTGGGCGGCGTGAAAGTTTGGACCTTCTGGTTGTCGCAGTTCATCTGCGATTTTGCATCGTACATTGTGACGGCTCTGATCGTGGTGATCACGATTGTCTGTTTCCAGGAGACCGGCCTATCCACTTTCGGAGAACTGGGCAGATACTATTTATTGTTACTGCTCTTTGGATTCGCCGTGTTGCCGTTCATCTACATTATGTCGTTGTTCTTTAGGGAACCGGCCACAGGCTTTGCTAGGGTATCCATTGTTAATATCTTTTGCGGCATGGCCCTTTTTATTGTGGTCGTGGTGATGTCCTCGGAGTTATTCGATACGAAGGATACTGCGGACATATTAGGCTGGATATTCCGAATCTTTCCACACTTTTCGCTTGCCATGAGTTTGAATAAGGTCTACACCAATACAGCGACAAGGAATGCCTGCGCCAAGGCCGGAGCCCTTCCACCCATTCTCCTCTGCGAGTTGGTGCCACAATGCTGCA ATTTAAAGCCGTACTTCGCTTGGGAAGAGCCTGGCGTTCTGCCTGAGACTGTGTACATGGCTGTCACCGGAGTCGTCTTCTTCCTTATCATTATTGTGCTTGAGTTTAGATTGATCAACGAATTGATGTTCAAAATCCGTCAATTGATATC TAAACCTCCACCGCCACCAACGGAAGGTCAATTGGATGATGATGTTGCTAACGAACGGGAGCGAATTCTGCAGATGTCCTCTAATGAGCTGGCCACCAAGAATTTGGTGCTTGACCGGGTCACCAAGTACTACGGCCAGTTTATGGCCGTTAATCAAGTGTCGCTTTGCGTACAGGA AGTCGAATGTTTTGGGCTGTTGGGCGTGAACGGAGCCGGCAAAACGACCACATTTAAGATGATGACCGGCGATGAGCGTATTAGCTCCGGAGCCGCTTACGTCCAAGGCCTGAGCCTGGAGTCGAACATGAACAGCATTTACAAAATGATCGGGTACTGTCCGCAGTTCGACGCACTTTTGGATGATCTGACGGGTCGTGAGGTGCTCCGAATTTTCTGCATGTTACGCGGTGTCCAGGAGTCTCGCATCCGACAGTTGTCCGAGGATCTAGCGAAGTCATTTGGCTTTATGAAGCACATCGATAAACAAACTCATGCCTATAGTGGCGGGAATAAGCGCAAGTTAAGTACGGCCATTGCTGTGATCGGAAGTCCGTCCGTTATTTACCTAGATGAACCCACAACCGGCATGGATCCGGCGGCCAGGCGTCAATTATGGAACATGGTGTGTCGAATCCGTGATTCGGGTAAATCCATTGTGCTCACATCGCACAGCATGGAGGAGTGTGAGGCACTCTGTACGCGACTGGCCATTATGGTGAACGGAGAATTCAAATGCATTGGCTCCACGCAGCATCTTAAAAACAAGTTCTCCAAGGGCCTTATCCTCAAGATCAAGGTGCGCCGCAATCTGGAGGCATTGCGTCAAGCGCGTTTGAGTGGCGGCTATGCGCGAAATCCGGATGAACAGACCGTGCCCGCCCAAATGTCCCAGCGGGACATAGATGCCGTCAAGGAGTTTGTCGAGACCGAATATCCAAATTCTATTCTGCA gGAGGAGTACCAGGGCATTTTAACATTCTACATTCCGTTGACTGGAGTGAAATGGTCTCGCATCTTCGGCTTGATGGAGAGCAATCGCGACCAGCTGAACGTGGAGGACTACTCAGTCAGCCAGACAACGCTGGAGGAGATCTTTCTCGAGTTCGCCAAATACCAGCGTGAGGATACGCGCGCCAATCAGTGA